The following are encoded together in the Mesoplodon densirostris isolate mMesDen1 chromosome 2, mMesDen1 primary haplotype, whole genome shotgun sequence genome:
- the INKA2 gene encoding PAK4-inhibitor INKA2, translating to MRKKRREMDCYLRRLKQELMSMKEVGDGLQDQMNCMMGALQELKLLQVQTALERLEISGGGPAPGCPESPRTQLEPHQWEGGSGPARPAGCSPSSQPSLGSSAKLPPPRSVCGRELAPPPRTRLPEHQSCAQRGPELVEPDDWTSTLMSRGRNRQPLVLGDNVFADLVGNWLDLPELEKGGEKGETREAGAPKGGRGPPRELGRRFALTANIFRKFLRSVRPDRDRLLKEKPGWVTPTASEPRAGRLQKGKKRGHSKGSGHCPFPGASEPRRGENPSTSCPKALESSRSCFDVNTAVWV from the exons atgaggaagaagagaagggaaatggaCTGCTATTTGCGCCGCCTCAAACAGGAGCTG ATGTCCATGAAGGAAGTGGGCGATGGCTTGCAGGATCAGATGAACTGCATGATGGGGGCGCTGCAAGAACTGAAGCTCCTGCAGGTGCAGACAGCACTGGAGCGGCTGGAGATCTCTGGAGGGGGGCCTGCCCCAGGCTGCCCTGAAAGCCCCCGGACGCAGCTCGAGCCCCATCAGTGGGAGGGTGGCAGCGGTCCTGCCAGGCCTGCGGGCTGCTCTCCCTCCAGCCAACCCTCTCTGGGCAGTAGCGCCAAGCTTCCACCTCCTAggagtgtgtgtgggagggaacTGGCTCCCCCGCCCAGGACACGGCTGCCAGAGCACCAGAGCTGTGCCCAGCGGGGGCCAGAGCTGGTGGAACCGGATGACTGGACCTCCACGTTGATGTCCCGGGGCCGGAATCGACAGCCTCTGGTGTTAGGTGACAACGTTTTTGCGGACCTGGTGGGCAACTGGCTGGACTTGCCGGAACTGGagaagggtggggagaagggtgaGACCCGGGAGGCAGGAGCCCCCAAAGGAGGGAGGGGCCCGCCGCGGGAGCTGGGCCGCAGGTTTGCCCTAACAGCAAACATCTTTAGGAAGTTCTTGCGTAGTGTGCGGCCTGACCGTGACCGGCTGCTGAAGGAGAAACCAGGCTGGGTGACACCCACGGCCTCTGAGCCCAGAGCCGGACGCTTGCAGAAGGGCAAGAAGCGGGGCCATTCCAAGGGCTCTGGACATTGCCCCTTCCCAGGTGCCTCGGAGCCCAGACGAGGGGAGAATCCTTCCACCAGCTGCCCCAAGGCCCTGGAATCCTCACGCTCTTGCTTTGATGTTAACACAGCGGTTTGGGTCTGA